The stretch of DNA GGAGGTCGAGCAGGGCAACAGGCATACCGCTCTGATGCATTCCACACATGTGGACCATATGACCGCTTTTGCCCGTGCGATCCAGACCACGATTTTCGTGAAAAACGGACCCTCTTACGCGGGCATCGGCTTAGGAGGCGAAGGGCATACCGCCTTCACCATCGCCGGTCCGACCGGAGAAGGCATGACTTCCGCGAGGTCTTTTACCAGACAGCGACGCTGTACTCTGGTGGAGTCTTTCCGCATCATTTAGTTCCCACAGGGAGGTCCCGTCATGAACGTGAATCTCGATTTGGCCCTCGAACTTGTGGCCGCCGCCAGAAAGAAGGCGCTAGAGATCAACGTTCCCATGGTCATCGCCGTGGTGGACGCAGGGGGGAACGCGGTGGTCTTCCAGCGCATGGACAAAGCTCTCCTGGTCAGCATAGACATCGCCCTGAACAAAGCCTATACCGCGGCAGCCGTCAAGCTCCCCACGCACGAACTGGGAGTCCTGGCTCAACCGGGGCAACCGCTGTTCGGGATACACAACGCTGACGGCGGGCGCATCGTCATTTTTGGCGGCGGGTTTCCCCTGAAGCGGGTTGACGAAATCGTTGGAGGCATAGGCGTCAGCGGCGGCAGCGTGGAGCAAGACATCAGCTGCGCCAAAGCGGCTCTCACGCGTTTTGAAGAATTGGCCGGCGATTAGATGATGAAGATAGAGCTTATTCGGTCGCCGACGGAATCGTTCATCGAGATGCTCATGAACAACGTCCGTCTTCCCGACAGGAAAAGGCTGGAAGGCGTCCGGTGGGGCGCCGTAGGCCTGATCCAGAGCCTTTTGATCGACCTATACCGGGCTTCGGACATTGCCGAAAAGGCCAGTGATGT from Deltaproteobacteria bacterium encodes:
- a CDS encoding heme-binding protein gives rise to the protein MNVNLDLALELVAAARKKALEINVPMVIAVVDAGGNAVVFQRMDKALLVSIDIALNKAYTAAAVKLPTHELGVLAQPGQPLFGIHNADGGRIVIFGGGFPLKRVDEIVGGIGVSGGSVEQDISCAKAALTRFEELAGD